The DNA segment CCatcataaggtgggctaaagtgcGTGTAGCTATTTCGGAAAAACTATTTAAAAACCTATTTTCAAATGTAAGGCTCACACGGcggtataaggaaagattgtgattgaaattgagaAATGTGAATACGAGGTAGTACCTCGGTCATGATTCTTGATTATACGAGGCGGTACCTTCGTTTTGATTTCATTATACATGAGGTGGTACCTCGAtgtgattcttgttgtttatTTCATGTTGCAAAGTGTTTTGGTGGGGAAAAATTCttgttgttttattatttattgttctATCTGTTGTTGTCCGTACATGATCATTATAGCCCCTTTAGTTGCTTCTTTTATGCTATTACTATTATTGTTTTCTGGTACTAGTTCATGCTATTATATTTTTTCGTATCAGTTGTTTCTTCAGTTTCTATTACATATCCGAATTACATTTTCATACTGTCTATTTTAcatcctagtaggtgtcttgacttggcctcgtcactactctactgaggttaggctcgatacttactgGATACTGTTATGATGTACTCACACAACGTTTCTACACATTTTTATGCAGATTCAGGTACGTTTGCCCATGCCGGACGCTAGAGTTGATAAAGTTGCTGCTTTGGGAGatttcaaggtatacctgctctacgttcgcaggcctcggaatcaccttccctttttattttgtttactgTTGTAGTTCTTTTGGAGAGTAATGTAATAGCTATCCTAGTTTTTACTGTATAAAGCTTATGACTCAGTCCCATCGATTTTGGGGTGTGTATTATGAGATTCtattttcggaaggtttttatcAATTATTCAGTTATTTTCAGTAACTTGTTAATTTTATCTATTCAGTTATTAttaattgttaggcttacctagtcatagagactaggtgccatcacgacatcctacggaggAGAAATTAGGGTCGTGCAACATTCCCCTATTTAAGACTCTCTGTAtatgcttttactattttatgacttgcaggAATGGTTGGATTGGTTTTGGAAGGATTCGGGTAGAAATCgggacacttagttccttaatagtggCCTAACGTGGCCAAGTTTGACctgagtcaacattttgagtaaacaatctcggaaccaggatttgatggttccaataggttcgtacgataattttggacttgggtatgTGTTCGGATCGAGTTGCGGGTGATCCGGGAGCGTTTCAGCGCTTAATATTGAAAGTTGATGCCCTGAAGGGTtttaagttctttaaatttggtttgaacTAGACTTTAGTGTTATCGGTGTCCGTTTGAGATTCCAAGCCTGGGATAGGTCCAtatggtgatttatgacttgtacgcaaaatttggtgtcattccaagTTGTATAAGTATGATTCATCGCATTCAGAGCTAGttgaagaagtttgaagttcataagttgattaATTTGGTTTTAGAGTGTGATTCTTAGTTTCAATGTTGTTATATGTGTTTCAAGGCTTCGAGCAGGTCCGTATTATATTTATAGATTTGTTGGTATAGTTGCGCAGGGTCCCgggtggctcgggtgagtttcagacctCCCGGAGCTAAGTCCAAATTTCTGAAAATTTGTCGTTCTattttccttcttcgtgaacgcggagaAGGCCTCGCCTTCGCGATGAAAGAATGGAGCTGGGGGAAACATTGTTCTATGCGTTCGCAATTCGGATCTCACGATCGTGATGCTCAGGCCACTGGCCATTGCGTTTGCGTAGGAGAAATTAGGCCTGGGGTCAGCTGGTCAACTGCCCTTCGTGTACGTGAAGGTGTGGCCGCGTTCCCGCAGCTTTGGTCAGgcaagccttcgcgttcgcgggggCCTGCCTTGCGTTTGCGAAGTATATTTTACGGGCCTTGGCAGTTTGCCTTCATGATCGCGAAGGCGTGTGGTGATCGTGATGAAGGAATGCCTGGGCAGTGTCATGTTTTAAATCGGGACTTAGCTCATTTTCTCTCATTTCACTTTGAGTTGgccgattttggagctcttggagAGGGATTTTTCACATAACATTctaaggtaagtgatttctacttaatgtgagtttaatacatatattattGGTAGATTTTAACTTGTAAATTGTAGAAATTATAGGATTTGTTAAAAATTTAAGTTTTGGTAAAAATGGGTTTAGACCACGAAAATAATTATGGAATTgagtagaaattatatatttgtgtttGTGAGGTTATGGGCAATATTTATGTAGGAAAATTTTTAGAGTCCGGGCACGGgaatgaattttaggaatcttctaaatttttatttggtaattactctaatagttaaACTATGTACTTTTGagcatatattgattagtttgtaCGAACTTTGGCTAGTTTTGGATTGCTTGGTACTGATTTGAGGCAATTAGTATGGTTGAAGAGCCGAGTAGTGAACTTGGaagtgaggtaagtctcttgcatAACCTCGTatgagggaattaaccccataggtatttaaattgttatttattaataattgcgggtgctacgtacgcacgaagtgacAAGAGTGCATACGTAGCTAAAATCATGTTATGTCTGGGTAGACATAGGACTTTATCAtgcaatatttatattatttgAACCCAACTTGGTAGTTTAATTACTTGTATTACTAAATGAAACTTGATTAAAGATTATATTAGACCGAGCTTCGTTATCTTGAGTTTTGGCAGAATATTCAATTATTTATAGAAAATTTGCattcctttatgtgcttatcttggTGTTGAGAACGTATGTTCCTTAGTCCGAAGCGTTATTCGATTCCTGTGGATTGGGCCGAACGCCtcaaaaatatttatatataaagaGATGCATCCATGGATTGGACTGTATAATCTCGGTAGCGTATTACACGATTGTTATGAATCGGACCGTACGATCTCGGCATAACTCATGCATGATGTCGCTAAGAGTTCGATTACACTCGATATTTCCTTCATAACTTGAGAATTATAATTACTTGATGGCCCTTGTTTGTTGAAATTGGCATGTGATATATAGGACCTTTAATTGTTATTTTTGTTAAAGAATCACTTATCTATTGCTTCTTATTCCATTGTTACTATTGTATTTCATGCCTATTTATAATTCTTGCACTTTATATATATtcaccactagtaagtgtcgaagtcgacccctcgtcagtACATCTTCGAGGTTAgtctagatacttactaggtacacgttatttacgtactcatgctatacttctGCACAAATTGTGCAAgttctgaggcaggtacatctggtgtTCGTCCTAGCGCGCATCCGTATTACCAAGAAACCTAGTGGTGAGCTGCTTCTCATGCTCTGTTTTGCAGCACCTGGAGCCTCCTATTGTTGTATTTATTATTTCTGTCTATTCTGCTTCAGACAATAGTTATAGGGTTTTTTTGTATATTCTATTAgatgctcgtgcacttgtgacaccggggtTTGAAAATTGCTAGTAAACATTTACGGTTTGTTTTGTCTCTTAATATCATTATTTCACTCTTATATTCTATTTCATGCTTTATTTCGCTATAACCTTTTATACTATGTTTCCTCTATTAAATAAAATTCatgattttaaaagaaacaaattGAGTAATTAAATAGATAGTTTATCGTTGCCTTGCCTAACGGCGATGTTGCATGCCATCACGGCCTATAGTGGGGTTGTTGAGGTTTTAAAGCTAAAATaagcttaaaagagggtgaatgggaaattgaggaaaaatgaaaaattttaAATTTCCCTCCTTGACAATGGGACAttatcccatattggaagaggaaaaagtttttgatgggtatatatacagTTGCTCttcttttagctcttaaagagttaagaagaaggcaagtctcACGCCGTCATTGTCGCTTGCTcgactcggcttcggatttggatttggtcaaacgattgattgattaattttttggactaaatttatttgttaatagtaaatattaatgtaatattattaaatatccgtgtttgtaacggaaaattaatattaaatccaaattATCCGTTTCATTGAATTTGCCAGTCCGTTTTTGTAACGGAAAACATTTCCTCTACCCGTTTTAATTTGTGTAAATGACCATTTACATTATCGCCGTTTTATGTAACTGACCTCTGAAGAGTTAAACCTCTTCATTTGAACTCAATAGGTTGGGGCTATAAATTTAAGCTAATTCTCTCTGATTTTCCATACGAATTTTTGAGTTTTCCTTatttcttctgcattgttttaactacAAAGAAAGCAACattaagtgtgatttgctacagatctttgtgttcgctgaaacactggggtttgaagtaccgctacatcagtgtgtaattcattctatcctgggagaaaataatccacaaccttgggtactaggagggaaTTAAATTCCTTAAAGAAATACTATGAATTCAGTGGACTCAGATTAAATTCTGTTTCGTTTACATTTTTGTTTATATGTTATTTATcttctccagaattattttacaaatacagtttattaacaagcttaaggaatttaactattttctgtatttgtgttatattCATTGTTTTTGGAgactaaaacctttgtggttttttactccgttggagattaaaatctacgtaaTTTTAACatttgtttgtgtcattcttttacataAATGACGAATGACAATGGGAACCAGACTGTTCCTATGGTAACTGTCAATGCATCGACAAGCCGAACAACACCGGCATTGGTACCGGTAGAAAAACctgaaaaattttccgggattgaTTTCAAGTAGTGGCGGTAGAAGATGCTCTTCTACTTGACGACTTTAAGTCTACAGAAGTTCtttaaggaagatgttcctgttcTGCCCGACGAAAATCCAGAAAATGAACATTTTCTCGTGATtaaggcgtggaagcattctgatttCCTATATAAGAATTACATTCTTAGTGGACTGGAGGACGATCTGTATAACGTCTATAGTGGTGTGGAGACATCAAAAGAACTGTGGATTGCGCTTGAAAGAAAATACGAAACTAAAAATGGCGGGTTGAAGAAATTTGTTGCCGctaaatttttggactacaaaatggtagatagtaAGTCTGTTATTATCCAAGTCCatgaattgcaagtgattattcacgatctcttTGCGGAAGGTATAAGTAGaattaatattgatattgaaagtagtaattttagtatttttacaAACAGAATTTTCATTAAAGGTCTTgccatcaatgaagcattccaagttgcagcgataattgagaagttgcctcatTTATGGAAGGACTTaaaaaactacttgaaacacaaatgCAAGGAGATGtcgcttgaagatctcattgttcggttgagaattgaagaggacaacaaagctgctgaaaagagaggccgtggaaactcaccaataatgggagcaaacattGTTGATGATACTcctcaaaataagagaaagaggaagCGGGCTTCTGGACCGAAAAGCAACCCAAGCAAAAAGCGGTTCAACGAAAATTACTACAACTGTGGAAAAGGTGGACACAAATCTACAGAGTGTCGTGCTCCGAAGAAAGACtagaagaagggtcaagcaaacatgattGAAAAACACGAAGATATT comes from the Nicotiana sylvestris chromosome 4, ASM39365v2, whole genome shotgun sequence genome and includes:
- the LOC138890195 gene encoding uncharacterized protein, giving the protein MLFYLTTLSLQKFFKEDVPVLPDENPENEHFLVIKAWKHSDFLYKNYILSGLEDDLYNVYSGVETSKELWIALERKYETKNGGLKKFVAAKFLDYKMVDSKSVIIQVHELQVIIHDLFAEGISRINIDIESSNFSIFTNRIFIKGLAINEAFQVAAIIEKLPHLWKDLKNYLKHKCKEMSLEDLIVRLRIEEDNKAAEKRGRGNSPIMGANIVDDTPQNKRKRKRASGPKSNPSKKRFNENYYNCGKGGHKSTECRAPKKD